The Henckelia pumila isolate YLH828 chromosome 2, ASM3356847v2, whole genome shotgun sequence genome includes a window with the following:
- the LOC140882915 gene encoding protein disulfide isomerase-like 5-2: MMMMMMMTSSSRGRICSRSLFSVCWIQLIVLFSLSLSIYSCNCASENQFKVDGKVLELDDSNFDAAISSFDYIFVDFYAPWCGHCKRLAPELDKAAPILASLKKPIVVAKVDADKYRKLASKHEVDGYPTLKIYMHGVPTEYYGPRKADLLVRQLSKFVTPDVAVLTSDSAIKEFVVEAGPDFPIFLGFGLDESQILNLAVKYKKQAWFSVAKDFSEDIMTNYDFDKVPALVAIHPAYNEQSIFYGPFEEKFLEDFIKQSLLPLVLPLNQDTLKSLKDDKRKIVLTILEDEGDEKSKELIKMLKAAASANRDLIFGYVGVKQWEDFVESFEIYKKTQLPKMIVWDGNEDYSSVIGSESIHETDMGTQISRFLEGYREGSVIQKQISGPTLMGFLKSQLGITVVLILICFVLMVVVILSMAKEEPLTVGTRDQVNDSTRSVAMQPESRELLRPTDKED, encoded by the exons atgatgatgatgatgatgatgacttcTTCTTCTCGTGGGAGGATCTGCTCCCGCTCCCTTTTCTCAGTGTGTTGGATCCAGTTGATAGTGTTATTTTCATTATCGCTATCAATTTATTCGTGCAATTGTGCATCGGAGAATCAGTTCAAGGTAGATGGCAAAGTATTGGAACTGGATGACTCCAATTTTGACGCCGCGATCTCATCTTTCGATTATATTTTCGTCGATTTCTACGCCCCTTGGTGTGGTCACTGCAAGCGCCTCGCGCCCGAG TTGGATAAAGCAGCCCCTATTCTAGCTAGTTTGAAGAAACCCATAGTTGTGGCAAAAGTTGATGCTGACAAATACAGAAAGCTTGCTTCAAAGCATGAAGTTGA CGGATATCCAACTCTAAAGATATACATGCATGGAGTTCCTACTGAATATTATGGACCAAGGAAAGCTGATTTGCTTGTTCGTCAACTGTCGAAATTTGTCACCCCAGATGTAGCTGTTCTCACTTCAGACTCTGCCATTAAAGAATTTGTTGTAGAAGCTGGGCCTGATTTTCCTATATTCTTAGGATTTGGCTTAGATGAGTCCCAGATATTGAATTTGGCTGTTAAGTATAAGAAGCAAGCCTGGTTTTCAGTCGCCAAAGATTTCTCAGAGGATATCATGACCAACTATGATTTTGATAAGGTGCCCGCTTTGGTCGCAATCCATCCGGCATACAATGAACAAAGCATTTTTTATGGGCCATTTGAAG AGAAATTCCTTGAAGATTTCATAAAACAAAGTTTGCTTCCTCTAGTTCTGCCCCTGAATCAAGATACATTAAAGTCACTAAAAGATGATAAAAGGAAAATTGTTCTGACAATCTTGGAGGATGAAGGAGATGAAAAATCCAAGGAATTAATAAAAATGCTAAAGGCTGCTGCCTCTGCAAATCGTGACTTAATATTTGGTTATGTTGGTGTCAAGCAGTGGGAAGATTTTGTTGAATCATTCGAGATCTATAAGAAAACTCAGCTGCCAAAGATGATAGTTTGGGATGGCAATGAGGACTATTCTTCG GTAATCGGTTCTGAAAGCATACACGAAACGGATATGGGCACCCAGATTTCAAGATTTCTCGAGGGATACCGAGAAGGAAGTGTAATACAAAAGCAGATTTCTGGTCCAACATTAATGGGTTTCTTAAAGTCACAGCTCGGAATCACTGTTGTTCTCATCCTGATTTGTTTTGTGCTGATGGTAGTGGTGATCCTGTCAATGGCTAAAGAGGAGCCTCTTACCGTCGGTACTCGAGACCAGGTTAATGATTCAACAAGAAGTGTTGCCATGCAGCCAGAGTCGCGGGAACTGCTTAGACCTACCGACAAGGAGGACTGA